The Martelella sp. AD-3 genome includes a region encoding these proteins:
- a CDS encoding VOC family protein yields the protein MALQKLSHAHLWVKNLDESVRFHTDVLGLEEVARQDGTVYLTCGTDGTYDVAVTEGGTGVISFAIAADDEEDLKQYSKRVSDAGVQVRAMTDSDPGVEKIIEFDLPPQKQKMQIALLRSEARKHYYNPAARKANHLSGLAPLDLDHVTLRVGPDATQTIEFLTKHVDFYAADIVEFPGGEGRLAAWMHVGDYHHDVAMFAGAPHETLDHLAWTIPNLEYMKLMLDQIARGGIMTEAGPGRHGVGSNLYSYFFTPDGNRYELSGEMPRCVDRKAGPFIWKADQPGIFSSWGAPFPESFKEGS from the coding sequence ATGGCTCTTCAAAAACTGTCGCACGCGCACTTGTGGGTTAAGAACCTCGATGAGTCGGTGCGGTTTCACACCGACGTATTGGGGCTCGAGGAAGTCGCCCGGCAAGATGGCACTGTCTACCTGACGTGCGGTACCGATGGAACTTACGACGTGGCCGTAACCGAAGGTGGTACGGGCGTCATCAGCTTTGCGATCGCTGCGGATGATGAGGAAGACCTCAAGCAGTACAGCAAGCGCGTTTCTGACGCTGGTGTCCAGGTGCGGGCGATGACGGACAGCGATCCGGGCGTAGAGAAAATCATCGAGTTTGACCTGCCGCCCCAGAAGCAGAAAATGCAGATTGCGCTTCTGCGATCCGAAGCGCGCAAGCACTACTACAATCCGGCTGCGCGCAAGGCCAACCACCTGAGCGGACTGGCGCCGCTTGATCTCGACCATGTCACGCTGCGCGTCGGACCGGATGCGACGCAGACGATCGAATTCCTGACCAAACATGTCGATTTCTATGCCGCTGACATTGTCGAGTTCCCAGGCGGCGAGGGGCGTCTTGCGGCCTGGATGCATGTCGGCGACTATCATCATGACGTGGCGATGTTTGCTGGTGCGCCTCATGAGACGCTCGACCATCTCGCATGGACGATCCCGAACCTCGAATACATGAAGCTCATGCTCGATCAAATCGCACGCGGTGGGATAATGACTGAAGCAGGCCCGGGTCGCCATGGCGTGGGTTCGAATCTTTATTCCTATTTCTTCACGCCGGATGGCAACCGCTATGAGCTTTCGGGCGAAATGCCGCGTTGTGTGGACCGCAAGGCAGGCCCGTTCATTTGGAAGGCCGACCAGCCGGGCATTTTCAGTTCTTGGGGCGCTCCGTTCCCCGAGAGCTTCAAAGAGGGTTCCTAA
- a CDS encoding glutathione S-transferase C-terminal domain-containing protein — MMELYYMPAACSLAAHISCLEAGLPVTCRMVVMDPSGNKVEGEDYTKINPLGLVPTIVDGETRLSEVAVVLQYIADKADGKLGKVTGEERWKLLETLNFIATEIHKSLAPLFRADLPAEARPFFEKMATGRLIEAQNRIGDAGYLVGDSFTVADAYLFTVLGWCNFLKMDMSLWPKLGEYARRIGGRPSVQQALKEEGLA, encoded by the coding sequence ATGATGGAACTCTACTACATGCCGGCGGCCTGTTCGTTGGCTGCTCACATCAGTTGTCTGGAAGCGGGCTTACCCGTGACCTGCCGGATGGTTGTGATGGACCCGTCTGGGAACAAGGTCGAGGGTGAGGATTATACCAAGATCAATCCACTCGGTCTGGTGCCGACGATCGTTGATGGCGAGACTAGGCTCTCTGAAGTCGCCGTGGTGCTGCAATACATTGCGGACAAGGCCGACGGGAAACTCGGCAAAGTGACGGGAGAGGAGCGCTGGAAGCTTCTCGAAACCCTGAACTTCATCGCCACAGAGATTCACAAGTCGCTAGCGCCGCTGTTTCGTGCCGATCTGCCAGCCGAAGCCCGTCCCTTCTTCGAGAAAATGGCCACCGGCCGTTTGATCGAAGCGCAGAACCGCATCGGAGATGCCGGTTATCTGGTAGGCGACAGTTTTACGGTGGCCGATGCCTATCTCTTCACGGTGCTCGGCTGGTGCAACTTCCTCAAGATGGATATGTCTCTATGGCCGAAGCTTGGCGAATACGCGCGGCGGATTGGTGGCCGACCGTCTGTCCAGCAGGCGCTTAAAGAAGAAGGGCTTGCATAA
- a CDS encoding NAD(P)/FAD-dependent oxidoreductase, translated as MERIIIIGGGLAAVTAAKTLRTEGFEGAVTILSEERHLPYDRPPLSKAVLQGAADAQSTCLLKAEVAQNLAIDLQINQRAEAIDRDAQVVRLSSSQRLPYDRLLIATGSRARTLDGPFEGKGNVFYLRTIDDAECLRAQMVPGKRLLSIGAGWIGLEVAATARKSGMEAVVVELADRLCGRSLPPDVGVALADVHRSNGTVIHLNTSIVTVGGEDQVESVTLSNGEMLAVDVVVIGIGAIANDAIAREAGLETGNGVIVDEFLRTSDPLIYAAGDVAAMRVGDGQPTRMESWANAQDQAAAAARNMLGKKEPYAINTWFWSDQYDLNIQMIGDNQPEGGTILVRKGEGRSFTRFAVIGDVLVGAICFGAPRDMAIVRRLISKGYAVTDDSLITATDLRKLL; from the coding sequence ATGGAACGTATCATCATCATAGGCGGCGGCTTGGCTGCAGTGACCGCGGCGAAAACGCTACGAACAGAAGGCTTCGAGGGCGCCGTCACGATCCTCTCGGAGGAACGGCACCTTCCTTATGACCGACCGCCGCTGTCGAAGGCGGTGCTTCAGGGTGCGGCGGACGCACAGAGCACCTGCCTGCTGAAAGCCGAGGTAGCGCAAAATCTCGCCATCGACCTTCAGATCAACCAACGCGCCGAAGCAATCGACCGGGACGCGCAGGTTGTTCGGCTCTCTTCGAGCCAACGCCTGCCCTATGACCGCCTGCTGATCGCGACCGGTAGTCGCGCCCGCACGCTTGATGGCCCCTTCGAGGGCAAAGGCAATGTTTTCTATCTGCGCACCATTGATGATGCGGAGTGCTTGCGCGCGCAAATGGTGCCAGGAAAGCGCCTTTTGTCGATCGGCGCGGGTTGGATTGGTCTTGAAGTTGCGGCAACAGCCCGCAAAAGCGGGATGGAGGCAGTGGTCGTAGAACTCGCCGACCGACTCTGCGGTCGGAGTCTGCCACCGGATGTCGGCGTCGCTTTGGCTGATGTCCACCGTAGCAATGGCACCGTGATCCACTTGAATACCTCGATCGTGACGGTAGGCGGAGAGGATCAGGTTGAAAGCGTGACGCTATCAAACGGGGAAATGCTGGCGGTCGACGTGGTCGTTATCGGTATCGGCGCGATAGCTAATGATGCCATTGCGAGGGAGGCTGGCCTTGAGACCGGCAATGGTGTCATCGTTGACGAATTTCTGCGTACGTCCGACCCGCTGATTTACGCGGCCGGTGATGTGGCGGCGATGCGTGTTGGCGATGGCCAGCCGACACGGATGGAATCCTGGGCCAATGCGCAGGACCAGGCCGCCGCCGCCGCACGAAACATGCTGGGGAAGAAGGAGCCCTATGCAATCAACACTTGGTTCTGGTCTGATCAATACGACCTCAACATCCAGATGATCGGGGATAACCAGCCAGAGGGGGGAACTATACTTGTGCGGAAGGGCGAAGGAAGGTCGTTCACGCGTTTCGCGGTCATCGGCGATGTGCTGGTAGGTGCCATCTGTTTCGGCGCGCCACGCGACATGGCGATCGTTCGCCGTCTCATCTCGAAGGGCTACGCTGTCACGGACGATTCTCTGATCACAGCAACTGACCTGCGTAAACTGCTGTAA
- a CDS encoding OmpW family protein, translating into MRQVCFTATVGACLALAQTSDSRAQEADQNGWYLRGGPVGIFFSPGADLSVGGAPFPGADVSVDDNYSLSFDVGYRVNEQISATFTFGIPPTAEIRGDGSLAGAYLGDVTYAPAILALQYRFPTGNPMFEPYVGAGINYTMILDSKARDVAGFDVDNAWGTVLQVGFESMIDERLGVYFDVKKIWLEADVGGTLGVGGPAAAGKATLDPLLVGTGLIWRF; encoded by the coding sequence ATGCGTCAAGTTTGTTTTACCGCTACAGTTGGAGCTTGTCTGGCTCTGGCGCAGACCAGTGATTCTCGGGCACAGGAAGCAGACCAAAACGGCTGGTATCTCCGGGGCGGACCCGTGGGGATATTCTTCAGCCCCGGAGCCGATCTGTCCGTCGGAGGTGCACCATTTCCGGGCGCCGATGTTTCGGTCGACGACAACTACTCGTTGAGCTTCGATGTCGGCTATCGCGTCAACGAGCAGATTTCCGCCACCTTCACATTCGGAATCCCACCTACCGCAGAGATTCGCGGCGACGGATCCCTTGCTGGAGCATATCTCGGGGACGTGACTTACGCCCCTGCGATTCTTGCGCTCCAGTATCGGTTTCCCACCGGGAATCCGATGTTCGAGCCCTATGTTGGCGCGGGTATCAATTACACTATGATACTGGACTCGAAAGCGCGCGATGTTGCCGGATTCGATGTGGATAACGCTTGGGGCACCGTCCTTCAAGTTGGTTTCGAAAGCATGATTGATGAGCGATTGGGCGTATACTTCGACGTCAAGAAAATTTGGCTAGAAGCCGATGTCGGCGGCACATTGGGCGTTGGCGGGCCGGCGGCGGCAGGAAAGGCGACGCTCGATCCTCTGCTTGTCGGTACTGGTCTGATCTGGCGTTTCTGA
- a CDS encoding dihydrodipicolinate synthase family protein: MKHELLTVDDVTGCWAIMPTPSKPNASDPSAEDTVDLDETARVVEALIASGVNGILSLGTLGEGATTTWDEKRGFMQTLVEVGRGRVPIFGGATALNTRDSISMTKAAREIGLDGVMLGLPMWVQPDVPTAVQFFRDVAEACPDMAICAYANPEAFKFEFPRAFWAQISEIPQIVSAKYINTAALYTDLNLTKRRIRLMPLDVDYYAAARLDPEHCTAFWTSGAVCGPTPVIQLRDLVAEAVKSGDWTRAKALTDRIGLTYRTLFPNGSFKEFSVYNIGIEKARMDAAGWMVAGPCRPPYHLVPETVLEGARESGRQWAKLVAELEAEGGK, encoded by the coding sequence ATGAAACATGAACTTCTCACGGTCGATGACGTGACGGGTTGCTGGGCAATCATGCCCACGCCGTCCAAGCCCAACGCTTCGGACCCGAGCGCAGAGGACACGGTCGATCTGGACGAAACTGCTCGCGTCGTGGAGGCTCTAATCGCCTCGGGCGTGAACGGGATTCTCTCTCTCGGTACCTTGGGGGAGGGCGCCACTACAACCTGGGACGAGAAGCGCGGTTTCATGCAGACGCTCGTCGAGGTGGGGCGCGGCCGCGTTCCCATCTTCGGCGGCGCGACCGCCCTCAATACCCGCGACTCCATCAGCATGACCAAGGCCGCGCGCGAGATCGGGCTTGACGGGGTGATGCTGGGGCTTCCAATGTGGGTGCAGCCTGATGTGCCTACTGCTGTTCAGTTCTTTCGTGATGTGGCCGAAGCCTGCCCGGACATGGCGATCTGTGCTTACGCCAACCCCGAGGCATTCAAGTTCGAGTTCCCGCGTGCCTTCTGGGCGCAGATCTCTGAAATTCCGCAGATTGTGTCCGCAAAGTACATAAACACCGCTGCGCTTTATACCGACCTGAACCTGACCAAGCGCCGTATTCGACTGATGCCGCTTGATGTGGACTATTATGCCGCCGCCCGGCTCGACCCTGAACACTGCACAGCGTTCTGGACCAGTGGTGCGGTTTGCGGGCCTACTCCGGTGATCCAGCTTCGGGATCTTGTGGCGGAGGCGGTGAAGAGCGGCGATTGGACCCGTGCCAAAGCACTGACCGACAGAATTGGCCTCACATATCGGACACTCTTCCCCAACGGTTCGTTCAAGGAGTTCTCAGTTTACAACATCGGTATTGAGAAAGCCCGTATGGACGCGGCAGGCTGGATGGTCGCGGGGCCTTGTCGTCCGCCCTATCATCTGGTTCCCGAGACGGTTCTGGAAGGCGCGCGGGAATCCGGTCGGCAATGGGCAAAACTAGTTGCCGAGCTTGAGGCAGAGGGCGGAAAGTGA
- a CDS encoding 2-hydroxychromene-2-carboxylate isomerase — protein sequence MTGRQLDFYFDFMSPFAYLAFHKVPELCKRYGLEFRPHVVNLPQLKLMAGNTAPPNVSLPLKIRYLSKDLDRWAEKYGVPLIFPKSLASEKLNKAFLYALAKGEGEVFIRAGWDRVWGEGADLADPALLAELANRLGWSPESLSAWVSSQEAADQYEASTQAAHEAGVFGTPTMIVGDQMWWGNDRLMFMERTLQQGL from the coding sequence GTGACAGGTCGGCAGCTTGACTTTTACTTCGACTTCATGAGCCCCTTCGCCTACCTGGCATTTCACAAGGTGCCGGAGCTCTGCAAGCGATACGGACTGGAATTTCGCCCTCATGTCGTGAACCTCCCCCAACTCAAGCTCATGGCGGGGAACACCGCCCCACCCAATGTCAGCCTTCCGTTGAAGATCCGCTATCTGAGCAAGGATCTCGACCGTTGGGCTGAGAAATATGGTGTGCCTTTGATCTTCCCGAAGTCGCTCGCCTCCGAGAAGCTCAACAAGGCTTTCCTCTATGCATTGGCTAAGGGCGAGGGCGAAGTCTTCATCCGCGCTGGTTGGGACCGGGTCTGGGGCGAAGGTGCAGATCTGGCCGACCCTGCGTTGCTGGCTGAATTGGCGAATCGTTTGGGCTGGAGTCCCGAGTCGCTTTCGGCTTGGGTTTCTTCGCAGGAGGCCGCAGACCAATACGAGGCTAGCACGCAAGCTGCGCATGAGGCCGGCGTGTTCGGTACGCCCACGATGATCGTGGGAGATCAGATGTGGTGGGGCAACGACCGCCTCATGTTCATGGAAAGAACGCTCCAACAGGGGCTTTGA